One genomic window of Halorhabdus sp. CBA1104 includes the following:
- a CDS encoding amino acid-binding protein has protein sequence MSDPQDEVRAYTVRLELVDEPGELLRALSPIAEHGGNLLSIYHERGNLTPRGHIPVEVDLEATPDRFDGIVDALRDAGVNVIEAGQERYSEELTVLLVGHLVDTDLSDTLSQLRAENGAVADLSLSAPEGVEEASSARLRLQTEQGAVEDTLNAVRSVAEEKDLRVVEPLAPGGEA, from the coding sequence ATGAGCGATCCCCAGGACGAAGTCCGGGCGTACACAGTTCGGCTCGAACTCGTCGACGAACCCGGAGAACTCCTCCGGGCGCTGTCGCCCATCGCCGAACACGGCGGGAATCTCCTCAGCATCTACCACGAGCGCGGGAACCTCACCCCGCGTGGGCATATCCCCGTCGAGGTCGATCTGGAAGCGACGCCCGATCGGTTCGACGGGATCGTCGATGCTCTGCGGGACGCCGGTGTGAACGTTATCGAGGCCGGCCAAGAGCGTTACAGCGAGGAACTGACGGTCCTGTTGGTCGGTCACCTCGTCGACACCGACCTCTCAGATACGCTCTCCCAACTCCGGGCTGAGAACGGTGCCGTGGCCGACCTCTCGCTGTCCGCGCCGGAGGGCGTCGAGGAAGCTTCGAGCGCGCGACTCCGGTTACAGACCGAACAGGGGGCTGTCGAGGATACCCTCAATGCGGTGCGATCCGTCGCCGAGGAGAAGGATTTGCGCGTCGTCGAGCCCCTCGCACCCGGGGGTGAGGCCTGA
- a CDS encoding 50S ribosomal protein L21e, translated as MPSSNGPLEGTRNKLKNDPRERGTSPPDQAVESFDIGQKVHLAIDPSVADGRFNPRFSGHTGEVTGEQGKAYKVQINDGGKDKTIIVKPAHLRAQTED; from the coding sequence ATGCCCAGTTCGAACGGACCACTCGAAGGCACGCGTAACAAGCTCAAAAACGACCCGCGAGAGCGCGGCACCTCGCCGCCGGACCAGGCTGTCGAATCGTTCGACATCGGCCAGAAAGTCCACCTGGCGATCGACCCCAGCGTCGCTGACGGCCGATTCAACCCGCGATTCTCGGGCCATACCGGCGAAGTTACCGGTGAACAGGGGAAAGCCTACAAGGTGCAGATCAACGACGGCGGCAAGGACAAGACCATCATCGTCAAGCCCGCACACCTGCGCGCACAGACCGAGGACTGA
- the rpsJ gene encoding 30S ribosomal protein S10: protein MMQQARVRLAGTSPEDLDAICDEVGEIANKTGVELSGPVPLPTKTLEVPARKSPDGEGTATWEHWEMRVHKRLIDIDADERALRQLMRIQVPNDVSIEIVLED, encoded by the coding sequence ATAATGCAGCAGGCACGCGTCCGTCTGGCGGGGACGAGTCCCGAGGATCTCGATGCCATCTGCGATGAAGTTGGCGAAATCGCGAACAAGACTGGCGTCGAGCTTTCCGGTCCCGTCCCGCTACCGACGAAGACGCTTGAGGTTCCCGCGCGGAAGTCACCTGACGGCGAGGGGACTGCGACGTGGGAGCACTGGGAGATGCGCGTCCACAAACGGCTGATCGACATCGACGCCGACGAGCGCGCACTCCGTCAGCTGATGCGTATTCAGGTCCCCAACGACGTCAGCATCGAGATCGTCCTCGAAGACTGA
- a CDS encoding HVO_2753 family zinc finger protein — MSESQQKRTQKCVSCGINISGTNAAAFDCPDCGRRIYRCPTCRKQSTLYECPECGFTGP; from the coding sequence ATGAGCGAGAGCCAACAGAAACGGACGCAGAAGTGTGTCTCCTGCGGGATCAACATCTCGGGGACCAACGCCGCTGCGTTCGACTGTCCCGACTGCGGACGCCGCATCTACCGGTGTCCGACCTGTCGCAAGCAGAGTACGCTGTACGAATGTCCCGAATGCGGGTTCACGGGCCCGTAA
- a CDS encoding DNA-directed RNA polymerase subunit L, whose product MELRVIEKGDTSLSIEVAGEDHTFMNVLKGALLETDGVAAATYDMNPEQSGGQTDPILTIKTDDDTDALDALETGAERVVEKADALETAYDTAA is encoded by the coding sequence ATGGAACTACGGGTCATCGAAAAGGGCGACACCTCCCTATCGATCGAGGTCGCAGGCGAGGATCACACCTTCATGAACGTACTGAAAGGCGCGTTGCTCGAAACCGACGGCGTTGCCGCCGCGACCTACGACATGAATCCCGAGCAGTCCGGTGGACAGACCGATCCCATTCTCACGATCAAGACCGACGACGACACCGATGCCCTGGACGCCCTCGAGACGGGGGCCGAACGCGTCGTCGAGAAAGCCGACGCCCTCGAAACGGCCTACGACACTGCAGCGTAA
- the hisF gene encoding imidazole glycerol phosphate synthase subunit HisF, which yields MTLTKRIIPCIDVDLDEDGNAAVYTGVNFEDLQYTGDPVEMAKRYNEAGADEFVFLDITASAEGRATMLETVEHVADEVFIPLTVGGGIRTRGDIKETLRAGADKVSINTGAIENPGLIEEGATAFGNQCIVISVDARRRYDEQGEHYERVDGESVWFEATVKGGREGTGIDVIEWAREAEQRGAGELFVNSIDADGTKDGYDIPLTQAVCDAVDTPVIASSGCGGPEDMYEVFTEAGADAGLAASIFHFGEYSIEETKQYLDEHEVPVRL from the coding sequence ATGACGCTCACCAAACGGATCATTCCGTGTATCGATGTCGACCTCGACGAGGACGGCAATGCAGCCGTCTATACGGGTGTGAACTTCGAAGACCTCCAGTATACGGGCGATCCCGTCGAGATGGCCAAGCGGTACAACGAGGCGGGTGCCGACGAGTTCGTCTTTCTGGACATCACCGCCAGTGCCGAGGGGCGGGCGACGATGCTCGAAACCGTCGAGCACGTCGCCGACGAAGTGTTCATCCCCTTGACCGTCGGCGGAGGGATTCGGACTCGTGGGGACATCAAAGAGACGCTGCGGGCCGGCGCGGACAAGGTATCGATCAACACCGGTGCGATCGAGAACCCGGGTCTCATCGAGGAAGGGGCGACCGCTTTTGGCAACCAGTGCATCGTCATCTCCGTCGATGCCAGGCGGCGCTACGACGAACAGGGCGAACACTACGAGCGAGTCGATGGGGAGTCCGTCTGGTTCGAGGCCACTGTCAAGGGCGGCCGCGAGGGGACGGGAATCGATGTTATCGAGTGGGCCAGGGAAGCCGAACAACGCGGTGCAGGTGAGCTATTCGTCAACTCGATCGACGCCGATGGGACCAAGGACGGCTACGACATCCCGCTGACGCAGGCGGTCTGTGACGCCGTCGACACGCCGGTGATCGCGTCTTCGGGCTGTGGTGGACCCGAAGACATGTACGAGGTATTCACTGAGGCCGGCGCAGATGCGGGACTCGCGGCTTCGATCTTTCACTTTGGCGAATACTCGATCGAGGAAACCAAACAGTACCTCGACGAGCACGAGGTACCGGTCCGGCTGTGA
- the nhaC gene encoding Na+/H+ antiporter NhaC: MPSLSYEPVTYEELSPDRRPTLTQALVPIGVMLGLLTLWMVFLPIEEPSPHMPLLWSGTFTGLIGWYWFDRSWEELYEGIIDGLQMGMQAILILMIVYMLIASWIAAGTIPTLIVYGLEVLTPSVFLPVAAVLAFGTAFTVGSSWTTAGTLGVAFIGIGTGLGIPEPMTAGAVLSGAYTGDKISPLSDTTNLAAAVTNTDLMDHVSAMRVGTGVAFGLSVLAYAVLGLQAGGEIPVGQLETIITGLEGSYTISALTFVPFVVAFALALRGHPAIPALLAGVFVGAGTAVVVQGLAPVEAWQTIHFGTEPATGVESIDKRLAVDGLSGAMWVISLVMIALSLGGIFERTGILAVLAHGLARTIRGVGSLTIGTAVSAFSMNVLAAEQYMSIVVPGLTLRNLYDEYNLDSSNLSRAIEAAGTTTSALIPWTTGGIYMAGVLGVPTLEYAPYYLLGFLSPLVLIVMGLTGWQIRFQEHAGESAGPSVADVQPNVDDN; encoded by the coding sequence ATGCCGTCGTTATCTTACGAACCGGTCACGTACGAGGAACTGTCGCCCGATCGACGACCCACTCTCACCCAGGCGCTCGTCCCGATCGGCGTCATGCTGGGATTACTCACGCTGTGGATGGTTTTCCTCCCGATCGAAGAGCCCAGTCCGCACATGCCGCTGCTGTGGAGTGGCACGTTTACTGGCCTGATCGGGTGGTACTGGTTCGACCGCAGTTGGGAGGAACTCTACGAGGGGATCATCGACGGCCTCCAGATGGGTATGCAGGCAATCTTGATCCTGATGATCGTCTACATGCTCATCGCATCCTGGATCGCAGCGGGGACGATCCCGACACTGATCGTCTACGGGTTAGAAGTGCTCACTCCGTCGGTGTTTTTGCCTGTCGCGGCCGTGCTGGCCTTCGGAACTGCGTTTACGGTCGGCTCGTCTTGGACGACCGCTGGGACACTCGGGGTGGCCTTCATCGGGATCGGGACCGGGCTGGGTATCCCGGAACCGATGACGGCTGGGGCCGTTCTCAGTGGGGCCTACACTGGCGATAAGATTTCGCCGCTGTCGGATACGACGAACCTCGCGGCGGCCGTAACTAACACCGATCTCATGGACCACGTCAGCGCGATGCGTGTCGGGACCGGGGTCGCATTCGGCCTCTCGGTACTCGCTTATGCCGTGCTGGGCCTGCAAGCAGGGGGTGAGATCCCAGTCGGGCAACTCGAGACGATCATCACGGGACTCGAAGGCTCGTATACGATTTCTGCGCTGACGTTCGTCCCCTTCGTCGTCGCGTTTGCACTCGCATTGCGTGGCCATCCGGCGATCCCCGCGCTGTTGGCTGGTGTCTTCGTCGGTGCTGGGACGGCCGTGGTCGTGCAGGGACTCGCGCCGGTCGAGGCCTGGCAGACGATCCACTTCGGGACTGAACCCGCGACCGGCGTCGAGTCGATCGACAAGCGGCTCGCAGTTGACGGCCTCTCGGGGGCGATGTGGGTCATTTCACTGGTGATGATTGCACTGTCGCTGGGTGGCATCTTCGAACGGACCGGCATCTTGGCAGTCCTCGCCCACGGGCTCGCACGAACGATCCGCGGGGTCGGGAGCCTCACGATCGGGACGGCCGTCTCTGCGTTCTCGATGAACGTGCTGGCGGCCGAACAGTACATGAGTATCGTCGTCCCGGGATTGACGCTGCGAAACCTCTACGACGAGTACAACTTGGACAGTTCGAACCTCTCCCGGGCGATCGAGGCGGCCGGCACGACGACCAGCGCACTGATCCCGTGGACGACCGGGGGTATCTATATGGCTGGCGTGCTCGGCGTCCCGACGCTCGAATACGCGCCGTACTATCTGCTCGGCTTTCTCTCACCGCTCGTGTTGATCGTGATGGGCCTGACTGGCTGGCAGATTCGATTCCAAGAACACGCCGGAGAATCTGCTGGGCCGTCAGTAGCCGACGTCCAGCCGAACGTCGACGACAATTGA
- the tuf gene encoding translation elongation factor EF-1 subunit alpha yields the protein MSEDIAHQNLAIIGHVDHGKSTLVGRLLFETGSVPEHVIEQHREEAEEKGKGGFEFAYVMDNLAEERERGVTIDIAHQEFDTDKYNFTIVDCPGHRDFVKNMITGASQADNAVLVVAADDGVQPQTQEHVFLARTLGIDELIVAVNKMDLVDYEESRYRETVEEVTQLLKQVQFNTDNASFIPTSAFEGDNVETLSDNTPWYDGPTILESLNDLPEPQPPTDAPLRLPIQDVYTISGIGTVPVGRIETGEMFPGDDVTFQPSDVGGEVKTVEMHHEEVDSAGPGDNVGFNVRGIGKDDIRRGDVCGPAEEPPSVAETFQAQVVVMQHPSVITAGYTPVFHAHTAQVACTIESIDKKIDPSSGEVAEENPDFIQSGDAAVVTVRPQKPLSIEPSSEIPELGSFAIRDMGQTIAAGKVLSVDERE from the coding sequence ATGAGTGAGGACATAGCGCACCAGAACCTCGCCATCATCGGACACGTCGACCACGGGAAGTCCACTCTCGTCGGTCGCCTCCTGTTCGAGACCGGCAGTGTTCCGGAGCACGTCATCGAGCAGCATCGAGAAGAAGCCGAAGAGAAGGGCAAAGGCGGCTTCGAGTTCGCCTACGTGATGGACAACCTCGCCGAGGAGCGCGAGCGCGGGGTCACCATCGACATCGCCCACCAAGAGTTCGACACTGACAAGTACAACTTCACGATCGTCGACTGTCCCGGCCACCGGGACTTCGTGAAGAACATGATCACGGGCGCGTCCCAGGCCGACAACGCCGTGCTCGTGGTCGCCGCCGACGACGGCGTCCAGCCCCAGACCCAGGAGCACGTCTTCCTGGCCCGTACGCTGGGCATCGACGAGCTCATCGTCGCCGTCAACAAGATGGACCTCGTCGACTACGAGGAATCCCGCTACCGGGAGACCGTCGAAGAGGTTACGCAGCTGCTCAAGCAGGTCCAGTTCAACACGGACAACGCCAGCTTCATCCCGACGTCGGCCTTCGAGGGCGACAACGTCGAGACCCTCAGCGACAATACGCCGTGGTACGACGGGCCGACGATTCTGGAGTCCCTCAACGACCTCCCCGAACCCCAGCCGCCGACGGATGCGCCGCTGCGGCTGCCGATCCAGGACGTCTACACCATCTCGGGCATCGGGACTGTCCCGGTCGGTCGAATCGAGACCGGCGAGATGTTCCCCGGTGACGACGTGACCTTCCAGCCCAGCGACGTGGGCGGCGAGGTCAAGACCGTCGAGATGCACCACGAGGAAGTCGACAGTGCGGGCCCCGGCGACAACGTCGGATTCAACGTTCGTGGCATCGGTAAGGACGACATCCGTCGCGGCGACGTCTGTGGCCCGGCTGAGGAGCCGCCGTCGGTCGCCGAGACCTTCCAGGCGCAGGTCGTCGTCATGCAGCACCCGAGCGTGATTACCGCCGGCTATACGCCGGTCTTCCACGCTCACACGGCACAGGTTGCTTGTACGATCGAGTCTATCGACAAGAAGATCGATCCCTCCTCCGGCGAAGTCGCCGAGGAGAACCCCGACTTCATCCAGTCGGGTGATGCGGCGGTCGTCACTGTTCGACCGCAAAAGCCACTCAGCATCGAGCCGTCGAGCGAGATTCCCGAGCTCGGCAGCTTCGCCATCCGTGACATGGGCCAGACCATCGCGGCTGGCAAAGTGCTCAGCGTCGACGAGCGCGAATAA
- a CDS encoding RNA polymerase Rpb4 family protein gives MTIFKEKLNEEFLTFAEAKELLVDIEHERAADEDREMRYELTRAIEHVNRFATLDPEESREFAEELLDLEKVDEPTAYKIVNLQPRDRDELRAIYAQERYTLDGDELDAILDVVAKYV, from the coding sequence ATGACGATCTTCAAGGAGAAGCTCAACGAGGAGTTTCTCACCTTCGCCGAGGCGAAAGAACTCCTCGTAGACATCGAGCACGAGCGTGCGGCCGACGAAGACCGGGAGATGCGCTACGAGCTGACCCGCGCGATCGAGCACGTCAACCGCTTTGCGACACTCGATCCCGAGGAGTCCCGAGAGTTCGCCGAGGAGTTGCTCGACCTAGAGAAAGTCGACGAGCCGACCGCCTACAAGATCGTCAACCTCCAGCCACGCGACCGGGACGAACTCCGTGCGATCTACGCCCAAGAGCGATACACGCTGGACGGCGACGAACTCGACGCGATTCTCGACGTGGTCGCAAAGTACGTCTGA
- a CDS encoding elongation factor 1-beta, which produces MGKVAAAIKVMPESPEIDLDALEDRLEQSLPEGAKINGFDRDDVAFGLVALIPTVVVPDDAGGTEAVEEAFSDVEDVESVSVEDVGRL; this is translated from the coding sequence ATGGGAAAAGTAGCAGCCGCGATCAAGGTGATGCCGGAAAGTCCCGAAATCGATTTGGACGCCCTCGAGGACCGCCTCGAACAGTCCCTCCCCGAAGGCGCAAAGATCAACGGGTTCGACCGCGACGACGTCGCGTTCGGCCTCGTCGCGCTCATCCCGACGGTCGTCGTCCCTGACGACGCTGGCGGGACCGAGGCCGTCGAGGAGGCCTTCTCTGACGTCGAAGACGTCGAGAGTGTCTCCGTCGAGGACGTCGGCCGCCTGTAG
- a CDS encoding homoserine dehydrogenase: MDLAIMGTGTVGSSVAELAAEYGHTVTAMANVDAATIDPDGVDVTAALDRQRTDGMAHLGDGDPDELLAAEYDALIEVTPVTLGDAEPGFSHVEAALEQDNHVVLANKGPMAERYADVRALERQSAGSVRFEATVAGAIPVLSTIEDYGPGTMTAVRGILNGTANFILSRMAAEGLDYEHVLAEAQDLGVAETDPSFDVEGTDAALKCVILANVLAQGDRAYTLEDATVEGIKDVPGSALELAREDGRTIRLVGEVADGEVRVGPRLVPEHSELAVTGTTNIVQLETENAGRLNLSGRGAGGPETATAILSDVGRLE, translated from the coding sequence ATGGACCTCGCGATTATGGGGACCGGCACGGTCGGTAGTTCCGTCGCCGAACTCGCCGCCGAGTACGGCCACACGGTCACTGCGATGGCCAACGTCGATGCCGCAACCATCGACCCCGACGGCGTGGACGTCACCGCGGCACTCGATCGCCAGCGGACCGATGGGATGGCCCACCTTGGCGACGGCGATCCCGACGAGCTGCTGGCGGCCGAGTACGACGCCCTGATCGAGGTGACGCCTGTCACGCTAGGCGACGCCGAACCCGGATTTAGCCACGTCGAAGCCGCTCTCGAGCAGGACAACCACGTCGTGCTGGCCAACAAGGGGCCGATGGCCGAACGGTACGCCGACGTGCGCGCCCTCGAACGGCAAAGCGCGGGCAGCGTCCGCTTCGAGGCGACCGTCGCCGGCGCGATCCCAGTTCTCTCGACCATCGAGGATTACGGGCCTGGCACGATGACGGCCGTCCGGGGGATCCTCAACGGAACGGCGAACTTCATCCTCTCGCGGATGGCCGCCGAGGGGCTGGACTACGAGCACGTCCTCGCCGAGGCCCAAGATCTTGGCGTCGCCGAGACGGACCCCTCCTTCGACGTCGAGGGGACTGACGCCGCGCTGAAGTGCGTGATCCTGGCGAACGTCCTCGCGCAGGGCGACCGAGCGTACACGCTCGAGGATGCAACTGTCGAGGGTATCAAAGACGTCCCAGGGAGCGCGCTCGAACTCGCCCGCGAGGACGGCCGGACGATCCGGCTCGTCGGCGAAGTGGCCGACGGCGAGGTCCGCGTTGGCCCGCGACTCGTCCCAGAGCACAGCGAACTCGCGGTGACGGGCACGACGAATATCGTCCAACTCGAGACCGAAAACGCAGGCCGGCTCAACCTCTCGGGCCGTGGCGCGGGCGGTCCCGAGACAGCGACTGCCATTCTCTCGGACGTCGGCCGGCTCGAGTGA